The Thermodesulfobacteriota bacterium genome has a window encoding:
- a CDS encoding serine/threonine protein kinase: MSPHTPAADFHALTPDVIISVVEKAVGHHCTNLCRPLNSYINRVYELELEEGGGIIGKFYRPGRWSRQTIADEHDFLAELTEREIPVIPPLPLAGGQTLGEHRGIFFAVFPKKSGRILDELTLDQWEEIGRLLGRVHRVGAMRQAQARPLLAPQESTRRHVSYLIEGRFIPAELVEDYRRISAELLETITPLFAGHEAIRIHGDCHFSNIILRPGESFYLIDLDDMVTGPPVQDLWMLLPGYARDSRAEIAAFLEGYETFRPFPRRTLSLIEPLRAMRFIHYSAWCAYQAADVAFSPLGGDWGSAEYWRQEIRDLAEQIAHIRDEDGLP, translated from the coding sequence GTGTCCCCCCATACCCCTGCTGCCGATTTTCATGCCCTGACCCCGGACGTCATCATCTCGGTGGTGGAAAAGGCCGTGGGCCACCACTGCACCAACCTCTGCCGGCCCCTCAACAGCTACATCAACCGGGTCTACGAGCTGGAGCTGGAGGAGGGCGGCGGCATCATCGGCAAATTCTACCGGCCGGGCCGCTGGTCTCGCCAGACCATCGCCGACGAGCACGATTTCCTGGCCGAGCTGACCGAGCGGGAGATCCCGGTGATCCCGCCCCTGCCTCTGGCCGGCGGCCAGACCCTGGGGGAGCATCGCGGCATCTTCTTCGCTGTCTTTCCCAAGAAAAGCGGCCGGATTCTCGACGAGCTCACCCTGGATCAATGGGAGGAGATCGGCCGCCTCCTGGGCCGGGTGCACCGGGTGGGGGCGATGCGCCAGGCCCAGGCCCGGCCGCTGCTCGCCCCCCAGGAATCCACCCGCCGGCATGTCAGCTACCTCATCGAAGGCCGGTTCATCCCCGCCGAGCTGGTCGAGGACTATCGCCGGATCAGCGCCGAGCTGCTGGAGACCATCACCCCGCTCTTCGCCGGACACGAGGCCATCCGTATCCATGGCGACTGCCACTTCTCCAACATCATCCTGCGGCCCGGAGAGTCCTTCTATCTCATCGATCTCGATGACATGGTGACCGGGCCGCCGGTCCAGGACCTGTGGATGCTCCTGCCGGGCTATGCCCGCGACTCCCGGGCCGAGATCGCGGCCTTCCTGGAGGGCTACGAGACCTTCCGGCCCTTTCCCCGCCGAACCCTCAGCCTCATCGAGCCGTTGCGGGCCATGCGCTTCATCCACTATTCCGCCTGGTGCGCCTACCAGGCCGCCGACGTCGCCTTCTCGCCCCTGGGTGGCGACTGGGGCAGCGCCGAGTACTGGCGCCAGGAGATCCGGGACCTGGCTGAGCAGATCGCCCATATCCGGGACGAGGATGGCCTGCCCTGA